tgcgcggtagtcagggcagagttccagctttttcgtgtcaggctcctctgaggtagttgtgctggaccaatgatggtctgttgagttgatgtgttaagttagctgcgtcagaaagattgttgtaagttggtttgtattagttgcaacctaaatcatacttaaacctggaaaatgTCTTGGTAAAGAGGGGTCATAAATATGTATTATTATTGATTTGGATTGAATTTTGATGGTTACtattgttattgatgacgtcaactcctgaccccggggttgaggccgtcacacagactgtagtatttttcctaaaacagtatcaagtcTAAGGATTCTATccggaagaagatcaagaagatcatgcctcagaagaattttgaagaagcttggagttgaataaatctgtttggagaaaaatattataagtcaagatctctacaagtcacagatttaatgttatagagaagtcattcgagaactccagagagtacccgacggataagcaatatctactcgatggatgaacattatctactcgatggatgaacaatatctactcgacggatgagctatatatctactcgacggatgagctatatatctactcgacggatgagcaatatccaccgggagtggagaagtcaggaaagttactcgagaactcaagaagatatcgacaagccaatttaaagaactgaagattggagatatcgacaagtcattccttcactagagaactctgagttttCGATAAGTCATAGTGAAGATGTGAActctagagatctcgacaagctgaagacctctacaagtcaaaccCTATATGGAATGCTAGTGATCTCGATAAGTCTATGTACTTAatgagatgtcaagtgttctattaattcaaactggagatctcaaagtacagtctcaaagtacagaattgcagatcagttcaatatccaagataaacaatcaacaaacaatccaacagctggattgacaagtctacaaaaaacagcttgaagagtgtgcaaaatcaatggcaaagattaactgacagaggaagattaaagtaatcacgggatgctaaagatatgctaagccagaaatggaagatttacttttctataaatagaaatgacaagtgacagtttagaaaagctaatagcatgtttattatccactgtgtaaaccagcagttaactgagttataaagtttaACACTGATCCTctagttagatgtaacaatttagatcaaatctcttgtatcactctcaagaagaagttgagctctttaacatcaaagagcttagaaattttgtaggaaaacagtcttaatttttaatataaaaattaagtgagttttgaagatttgtgttccttattttatgcaagtttaaattctgcatgaacacttttatatacaagatttaatttactttgttcaaccattaactttcaagaaaagcctaaaatcagaaaaacacattcacccctgtgtgtgattcattacctaacacattatgcattaatttaatattttaaatcaataattaaaataataagatactattaaatgatttaaaatgCCTAAATGAAGTATTGTTGGTGTAAGAATCATTGATCTAataggaatatatatatatatatatatatatatattatttgtaaaaaatagtacattatattatataaaactcaaaaatatataataatatcaaatcaaaaaattaaaataatactGTATTATTAAAAATATTCTATAAGTTTGTAACCTTTTTTATTAACGTTTATTATATGTATGAAAACTCAAAATTATGATGATATCACTGAAATAAAAAGTATTTTGTGATAGTTAATTAAAAATTGAATTATATAATGATATTATTACAAATATCTATCTATCTTTTTTCACCCAGTATTTGGAAATATTTTTTCAACTTTAACAATAGCCCCAACAAAATCGGTCCATCATCAAAATTAACAAACCTCAATTACCCAAAAGACTCCATTATATTAATAGATAAACTAAAATCTAATAGATCGgaattaaaattgaataaattttagtattttaaaaatatttaatatatcaTTCTTAGATAAAAAAAtgtaattttataattttttattaaaaaataatttatggtgataattcagattttaaaaaGAGGTTTTGGaaaagatatttttttaaaatattttattttgcaaaaatatgattttttaagttttaatttgtaaaaatacgatatttcaattttttttacaaaaatacaaTGTTGCAATGTGACATAACCTCAAAGGCAACCCGATTGCAAACTTAaatgtaaataaaaaaaatcctTCATTTTTCTGAAAACGTAAAAAATGTTACATATGTGTTACTTTTGGATGAAAATAgtatttttgtaattattttcaaaaaataataaattaaaaataaattttaaataatatatctTTGATAATTTCTCTTTTAAAAATCTAACCGGTcaactatttttaaaaataaattggaCACTATTTTCAGGACTCTAGTCGTAGCTATAAAGACTTTTTACTACAAAGATGATGCTATAAAACTTTACAAAGATGGTGTCCCAAATATGCTTTGAAAAAATAGATGATGtgccaaaatataaataattatcaCGGGGAGGACAATTTTCTAGTCACCttaatttttctttaaaaataatataaCAAATCAACTCTTATATTTAGGAGTTAAAATTTCATTTATCTTCCAACAATTTTCTTCAACTTCACTCTCTACTCATTCTTTATTACTTTATAATGTACACATGAATAATGTAATGTTTGTTTAATACCTTGAAAGTAGAGAAATTAGTATAAAAATGAGTTGGGAGGGAGCATATCCTCCTCATTATTGAGGAAGCAAACAGGATTTTAGAGCAACTCCAAGAGGCACCCTACATATACTGTTTAATTAAAATTTGAGGAGATTGAAGCAAAAATATCTCAAACACACTACTTGTGCCTCCTCAAATGGTAAGGAGTTTAAAACCACTCCTCAATAGTGAGGAGCATCTTTGCTCTCCTCTCTagttttatattaatataaactTTGATGCTCATCTAGTACACATAAAAGTgagaataatattttaattgcATGTAATAAAAAAAATAGATGAAAAAGAGAATAGAGGTAAAAATTGAGGAGTCTTGTTGGAATGAAATCACAAATTTCAATTTTAGATAACTAAGAgtatatattaataaataatttataaggAGCATAGAAATTAACTCTTGGGGTTACTATAAGTGTTTGAAGAGGGATCACAGTTTGTTGGAGGGCACTTCAGTTATAATTTCTTCAAAAATTGACTAAGGAGCCAGTTTGAAAATgttgttggagttgctctaaaaGTTATATTTTAAAGCATATATAATCTTTACAAAAGCATGTATGATATTACAAGATTTATTGTCCTCACTCCTAACCAATCTCTGCTTAAAAATACAAATCAAGTATACATACTTCCACAATGCTTTCAAATTTTGTGCAGCTGCTAACAGAGTTGGTGTACATTGTTACTGCTGGTCTAAGCCCCTAACGAATTCTCAGGCTTCACAACACTTTCATCAGAATGTTCAGACACAATCTTTTTCCAGAACCAATGCTTCTGCCACATTAGGATCATTTCTTCGATAGGAACTCCTTTAGTCTCCGGAAGGAAAATGTACACAAAAATTGTCATGATTGTCACACAGCCAGCAAAGAATAGGAAAAATCCGAACTTTAGAGCACATAGGAGGGAAAGGAAAGACTGCGCTATGACGAATGTGAAGAAAAGGTTTACTGCCACTGTGATGCTTTGTCCTGCTGAGCGAGTTTCTAATGGAAATATTTCACTTGGCACTGTCCAACCAAGCGGACCCCATGACCATCCGAATGCTGCAACAAACAGGCAGATGACGGTCACTACCACGATTGAGTAGCCTTTTGTGAGCTCTTGGTCATTGCCAAACTTGAGCCCCAAAATTGTTGCAACAATTATCTGTTTCATGTCCAAAAAAAtgacaagaaaaatgttaacatccTTGGTCTGTGTCTGTTTATGCGTGGCGTATGAGCTGATGAGCATATGTACACTTTATAGCATATAAAATTTTACCTGGCAGACAATCATTTGGATACCTCCTACTATCAGTAAAGGCCTTCGACCCCATTTGTCCACCAAGGCTATTGATACACCTGTGGAGGAACAAAGAACTGCTCCGGTTAAGGCTGATGAAATGAGAGAAGCATTTCCTTTGAACCCCATACTCTGAAACAGAACTGGTGCGTAAAAGAGAATAGAATTGATTCCTGTGAGGATCTGGAACATTGGCATGAAGATTGCCATGATCAATTGTGGTCTATTTCTCCTCTTTAGGATGTTTCTAAAGGGATGTTTGATTGAGTTTGCTAGTTCACTTGCATCTACCATGTCCTCAAACTCTGCATCCACATTCTTTGTTCCTCTAATTCTTTCAAGAACTTGTCTTCCCTTTTCTCTCCTACCTTGTTCAATTAAGCTGTTTGGCGTCTCTGGAAGTAGTAATCCCCCAACGGTCATTAAGAGAGCTGGTGCTGCAGCCAGTCCAAGTGAGAGTCTCCATCCCCACGGATGAAGTTTAGATGTACCGTAGTTGACCATATTTGCTGTGAATATACCCATTGTAGTTGCTAACTGAAACATCATGTTTAAGCCTCCTCTGAGATGAGTCGGTGCCATTTCTGACAGATAGAGCGGAACAGCCTGCAGATAGCAGAGATAACTGTAATTAATTGGATTCATTACCTCCAAATGTAGTGATTCGCTGTATTTATTCATATCACACTAAGGCCAACAACACATTGACATTCAAATGCTCTTATTACTATTTTGTGCACTTTTAAGCTGGGAATCGCGGAAAACAGCCTCTCCACTCTTTTAGAATAGAAGTAAGGTATGCGTACATGTTATCTTCTCTACAAGAAGGATGCACTGAGTATGTTTGAGTTGGTTTGGTTTTGAGGCGAAAGTAACATATTTACTAAAGATCATGTGTTTTGCAGTCATTTATCGCAAAAAGCATTTAACTTGCTAAGATTTTCCATTTTCAGTTACTGAAAATTATGAACAACGATGGAGAAGGAGAGGATACCTGATTTCCAAACCCAATGCCAACACCCAGCATGATACGGCCCAGAAGAAGCATCCCTAAGTCGACTGCAGATGCATTAAGAGCAGCTCCAATGAGAAAGCTGAGTCCACCAATAATTATACTTATTCGACGTCCATACCTCCTAGTGATTGGGGATGCAATCAAAGTTGCAACCAAACCAGACAGATATAAAGATGAAGTAAATGCTGCAAGCCCTTGATTGTTGTACTTGCAGTAGTTACTTTCATGGGCATGTTGCTTCTTTTTGTATACTGTTTTAAAGAATTTCTCAAGAAATTCATCCATTGATGTAACTCCACCTGTTGAATGATCATCAAGTTGTCTGTTAGACTGATTATTTTTCTGGTTGAGCAGAACCACAACAGAAGTGACACCATTTCTTCCATAAACAAACAGTGATTAAATTCACTTTTAACTTCACAAGTAGAAAttagaaaaatattcaaaaatttaaATATCTATCATTTCAAGATTTGTTTTTTAGAGACAAGTCAACACACTGTAACCTTGCGTAAGATAATGCCAAAAAAATCTATAGATatgattgatttgataaaaaAGTGAGAATGAAAGGGTAGTACCTGAAATACCAATGTCATAGCCGAAAATTGAACCACCAACAGCAGCGACAATGCAAGAAATGATAACATATGCTGTGACTCTCCCTTGGTACTGATCAGCTCTTTCTTTCGCCACTCCTGCCGGACCAAATGACCCTCCTGccatcctctctctctctctctctctgactctctctctctctctaaatCTCCCTCCCTCTCTCAGATACAAGAaatctccctccctctctctaactctctctctctctctcagatACAAGAAATCTCACTCCCTCCCTCTCTCTGACTCTCTTTGTGTCTCTGTCTTAAAGTCTTATATAGGAGTTGAGTTGAGTAGCTCGTGGTTAACTTAGCTCATTATTGGATTTTGTAATTAAAAGTCAGTTGACTTTGGAGTAACAAATTCGCATGAATGAATCTTGCTGCTTCCAAATACCAAAGCTCTTattgcaatatcaacaagaatCTCTCATCCCACAAATAATTTCTCAAATTTTTAAGAAACCGAAACAAAGGGCAAGATGCATGCCTGCCCTTCTCATTCTTTTGTCTTCCCCCATATGTACCTTCAAACTCACTGTATACAAAATTATTGCAACATCATTACGTGTGATATATAGTTCTCCTCCAAAACTAAGCACAAAAATATGGATAATACATCCACGTGCATATCAACTATTTTAGATATCAATAACACTCATTTTtcataaatcaaaataaaaatcaatttttctCCAACTAGGCACTCACGTTTTAGATATTCCTAACTCTCTGGACTCcgaaaattaaaattaaattttcttGAATTAGATATTGACGTAAATGTCTAAATTTGTTgtaatcaattttttttattgaaATTAAGTTAGGATAAGGACAAATCTTGGCTAGGAAGGAAACGTTAGAGATGAAAGTAGAGTAAGAAAGAGAATTTCTTCTTAAAGTTTGTTTTCTTTATTTGGGAGTATTTTGGGAGGGGTATTAAATTGTTGGATATCGACATTTCTATCAATTTTTTTTTTGTCTTAGAGTCGGCGGCTGTTTTGTGAAAAATGGTATAGTTTGTGATGTCCACTCTTTTTTTGTATCACAAATTATTGTTTTACGTTTCTCCAGCCACAAGATCATCAACCAATTTGCAAGTCCAACCGTTTGTTTTGTTTATATCTTTTTATGAATACATATAGCTTCGGTCTAATTACTATTTGtttatttctatatttttttgATATGCCGTTTAATTCTATATATTTCGAAAgttatcaaaaataataaaattttaataatataaaaaataactATATCCACTACTTTTTTCTATACATTCactttatatattaaatattaattgaccCTATTATGTTACtcaatttttatatttttttcttgataaattatactttttatttttctttatccCACTATCTTATCAAAAATAATATacttttttaatatattttttgcTTTCCGTGTTCAAATTATCTGTATATAAATGACAGGACGGAGGGGTGAGTATTAGGGGTGTACGCGGTTCGGATCAGATCGGTTTTGGGATAAAAGTCGAACCGAACCGCAAAGGACGGTTTTAGTAAATTGTCATCCGCAATCGCATTTGTGgttgcggttaaccgcgtcaattgcggttgtgaatttgcggttattgcgaatcagtttgcggttcaaccacttattttaaaataattaataatttgcaaaaaaaaaaattcagaatattaataaattcaagtttaagttacgtgataaatttacattcaaaaataaaatacaaactaatgTTCCGTGTGGAGTAAggatattaaaaacatacaaatatatggaggtgagagaaaaaaagataaaaataaattatatattgatTACATTTTTCATTTATTTTGGTTATATATCTTACAATGATTGTGAATCTTATATATTAAGATTagttaataaatatatatatttattaatttatatgatctcaactacatttttggaaatatattttattataaatatatgttacgAGTTACAGTTGCGATTTTACGATTTTCAAGAATTAAAAACCGTATTTGAATTGCGAATGagtgatttttaaaatttaaatcaacaattaacCCACGTATCCAAAATATACGGTTCGATTGCGAGGGGTTGAGCCGTTCGTCCGATACACGCCGAAGATATTGATATTTTTGCTCAAAAGTAAAAGCACACAGTGTGAAGGCGTCTACAGAATCGTCAAAATGTTGACCGGTTATATACCGGCAATCAATAAGATTTAGTAAACAAATACTACTAAGAGCATATCtcgttttaaaaaataattagaGTTGCGTGTTTTACAAACGAGTACATGTTCTGTATCATCCGACGATCTCGAAATAAGCGAGAAAATAGTACCTAAACTAAGTATTTTGATAATAAATTGCTAGATAATCACATGCGTTTGTGCAAGCCTACCTCTAATTGTGGTTGGTTGTTCTAATTTAGGTTGAGTTTGTTAGTGTTGGCATACTCTAATTATAATTTGCCTGATAATTAGTTTCACAATTTTCATAACATACTGTACTATTAGTAGCAAAAGTTCCAAATTAATGAAATTAGCTCAGGGAGGTTATCAATCATTTTCCATAACAGGATGAGTTTGTTGACCATATAATTACAGGCACATTTTACCATCACAATTACTAAAAATTTGGCTAATTCATCTTTTACTGCTCTTACACTTCTATGAACCAAAGAGATTACAAAGTAATATATTATTGTCTAAATTATTAATTTAGATTTCAGAATTTACAGAAGGGAAAAAAGTGAAGCTGATCATACTAAGATGTAGAAACTTATATACAAAGCATTTACTAAGAATTATGACAAGTGGTTGTGCCAAGTGCAACACAAGGAGTGAACATGACTCCAGTGTGCTGCTTGTGTGCTCAAGCTCAACACAGGTTGCTATGACATATGATGCATAAGGCATTCTTTCCTCTATAAATTCGGAAAAAGGAGGGGCGGAAGAATAGTGAATAATCGTATACCTAAGCTAAATTTCTTAAAAAAAAGTGCATTCTGCAAGAGGAGGATCACCTAGCATCGAGTTTCGATACTGAATGCAATGATGTTATCTTGAATCCCAGTTTCACCGAAACATGCTACTGAAGTAGCCCCTGTATGAGAATAAACGTAGATAAATCAATATTAAGCAAATAATGGCAGATCATGTGAGAGAGGAAAGATTTTTACCAAACTCCTGCCTCTTTTTCAGCTTGTTCTCTGCCAGTACAAAAAAGGAAGCTAGTATCTCAAAATAATGAACTAGTAAATGAAGTATAATATTAAGAATACCATTTTCAGTTATACCATTCAGTTAGGTTTTCTAGTACCTTGTTTTTCCTTGAAGTGCATAGTTGATATCATCTCCGTCAGGCCTCTGTGGAAACGATGACAACATGATATACTTCTCCTTCTGAGGTGAATCAGGATCATTTACTCTCTTGAATAATTCATAAGGAGAAGGATATGACATTCTGAAATCACCAAGTGACAGATTACCAAGTTTGCATTAGTAATAACTCTCATCAAGTATAAAACTTAAGAGATCTATAATACTAATATTTTATATgttttacaaaaaaatattaaaattttcaattttattttttttaaacaaaataaatataacatGATATTACACTTCCATGCTGTTGACCTTCTGCACAATTTTTCAAGTTTAAAAATCAGAAGTATCTGCCAACTAATGTTCATTGTTATATGATAACTGAAAGGCATGTTTGGAACATAGAATACACGATATATGAAACACCAATATGTTAATCTTGAAAGGAATAACTAAAACAATGAAGGAAGAGTCAATCCAACACAAGGACTATGCCAAGAAAACTCTGAGTAATCTCAGAGAGAAATACGGTTTAGCAGGAGTGACGATAATCTCACCTTAGGACACCCACAATGGGATACTGAGTTCCTGCTTCGTAGAGAAGCCGGAAGAGGTAACAATTTTCAAATAATGCAGCATACTCCAACCTCTTATCACGGCCCATTGTCTAGTAGATAAACAAAATCATTACAAGTTGCTCAAAATATATCAACTACTTTTCCATTTATGGCGCATTGACATGTCCTTACTTGCATGATACCACTCGAAGCTGGTAAATCCTAATTAAGAAGAGAAAAAATGCCGGTCAGATTATTTTTTTCATTTCACCAATTTATGCAAGGAAAAGAAGATCATAAATTGGTCGAAATGATGATGACCAATTCCATAATGTCCCATTTTCCTAATTCATTAGTAAACATAGGTCAGCATACATACTCATGGCGCCTCATCAACCTAGTACTATAAAAGGTTTTTTTCTCAAGACGTATAATATTAGAAGATCTGTTAAGCCACTTATAAGTAAAAGGTTTCTGTTCGAGCTCTTGAATCTTGTACATGTGTAGTTCCAGGGGATGTCCTAGGAATCATGTAAATGTTAGGTATAGATACTAACTTTGTACAGGTGAGTTGACAGAAAACTGTAACCTTATGATACTGGTGTATCTTAAAGTGCATTTGAAATCTATATTCCAATAAACAGTAACAGGGTCCAACCTTGAGCTTAGGATTTACAAGAA
The sequence above is drawn from the Apium graveolens cultivar Ventura chromosome 2, ASM990537v1, whole genome shotgun sequence genome and encodes:
- the LOC141706931 gene encoding sugar transport protein 7-like; translation: MAGGSFGPAGVAKERADQYQGRVTAYVIISCIVAAVGGSIFGYDIGISGGVTSMDEFLEKFFKTVYKKKQHAHESNYCKYNNQGLAAFTSSLYLSGLVATLIASPITRRYGRRISIIIGGLSFLIGAALNASAVDLGMLLLGRIMLGVGIGFGNQAVPLYLSEMAPTHLRGGLNMMFQLATTMGIFTANMVNYGTSKLHPWGWRLSLGLAAAPALLMTVGGLLLPETPNSLIEQGRREKGRQVLERIRGTKNVDAEFEDMVDASELANSIKHPFRNILKRRNRPQLIMAIFMPMFQILTGINSILFYAPVLFQSMGFKGNASLISSALTGAVLCSSTGVSIALVDKWGRRPLLIVGGIQMIVCQIIVATILGLKFGNDQELTKGYSIVVVTVICLFVAAFGWSWGPLGWTVPSEIFPLETRSAGQSITVAVNLFFTFVIAQSFLSLLCALKFGFFLFFAGCVTIMTIFVYIFLPETKGVPIEEMILMWQKHWFWKKIVSEHSDESVVKPENSLGA